Proteins encoded by one window of Orbaceae bacterium BiB:
- the mlaE gene encoding lipid asymmetry maintenance ABC transporter permease subunit MlaE, with product MLNILAKLGQSGINFIAMFGRAGMMLFGALLGKPQFKKQFPLLIKQFYFVGVQSLTIIMVSGLFIGMVLGLQGYFILTMFSAEASLGMLVALSLLRELGPVVAGLLFAGRAGSALTAEIGLMKATEQLSSMEMMAIDPLRRIIAPRFWAGFFCMPFLVAIFIAVGILGGALVGVEWKGIDSGFFWSSIQSNVDFWHDVINCFIKSFVFAIAASWIALFNGYDCVPTSEGISKATTSTVVYSSLSILGLDFILTALMFSH from the coding sequence ATGTTAAATATACTTGCTAAATTAGGGCAATCCGGAATCAACTTTATTGCAATGTTTGGTCGTGCAGGCATGATGTTATTTGGTGCCTTACTGGGTAAGCCACAATTTAAGAAGCAATTCCCACTATTAATCAAGCAATTTTATTTTGTTGGTGTGCAATCGCTTACTATCATTATGGTTTCAGGGCTTTTCATTGGCATGGTGTTAGGTTTACAAGGTTATTTTATCTTGACCATGTTTAGTGCTGAAGCGAGTCTTGGGATGCTTGTTGCCCTATCTTTGTTACGAGAGCTTGGTCCAGTGGTTGCGGGTCTGCTATTTGCAGGACGAGCAGGATCGGCGTTAACGGCTGAAATTGGTCTGATGAAAGCGACTGAGCAGTTATCGAGCATGGAAATGATGGCTATCGATCCTTTAAGACGTATTATTGCTCCACGCTTTTGGGCCGGCTTTTTTTGTATGCCGTTTTTAGTAGCGATTTTCATTGCTGTAGGTATTTTAGGCGGTGCGTTAGTTGGTGTTGAATGGAAGGGCATTGATTCCGGCTTTTTTTGGTCATCAATTCAAAGTAATGTCGATTTCTGGCATGATGTTATAAATTGTTTTATTAAAAGTTTTGTCTTTGCTATCGCAGCAAGTTGGATTGCACTGTTTAATGGCTATGATTGTGTACCAACATCGGAAGGGATTAGTAAAGCTACAACCAGTACGGTTGTCTATTCATCATTATCTATTTTAGGGTTGGATTTTATTCTAACCGCATTAATGTTTAGTCATTGA
- the mlaF gene encoding phospholipid ABC transporter ATP-binding protein MlaF translates to MTISTIQSSSTNLVEIHDMSFYRGSRPIYKNMSLSVPKGKVTAIMGPSGIGKTTLLRLIGGQLKPQSGSILFDNENIPMLSRSRLYEVRKRMSMLFQSGALFTDLSVFDNVAYPLREHLNLPEPILRNLVLMKLQSVGLRGAANMMPSELSGGMARRAALARAIALDPELIMFDEPFAGQDPISMGVIVKLISEINQSLGLTCIVVSHDVDEVLSIADYAYIVAEQKIIAGGTPQELRKNDDMRVKQFLDGLADGPVPFHYPADDYKADLRRGNN, encoded by the coding sequence ATGACAATATCAACAATCCAATCATCAAGCACCAATCTGGTTGAAATTCATGATATGTCTTTTTATCGTGGTTCTCGACCTATTTATAAAAATATGAGTTTATCAGTACCTAAGGGTAAAGTTACGGCTATTATGGGGCCGTCAGGTATTGGAAAAACAACATTATTACGGTTGATTGGGGGGCAGTTAAAACCACAATCAGGTTCCATTCTTTTCGATAATGAAAATATTCCAATGTTATCTCGTTCCCGTTTGTATGAAGTGCGTAAGCGGATGAGCATGTTATTTCAATCTGGTGCACTTTTTACTGATTTGTCGGTGTTTGATAATGTTGCTTACCCATTACGTGAACATTTAAATCTACCCGAACCTATTTTACGTAATCTCGTGTTAATGAAGCTGCAATCGGTTGGGTTAAGAGGGGCCGCAAATATGATGCCTTCAGAGCTATCTGGCGGTATGGCAAGAAGAGCTGCATTAGCTAGAGCAATTGCACTTGATCCAGAGCTGATTATGTTTGATGAACCCTTCGCTGGTCAAGATCCGATCTCAATGGGAGTGATTGTCAAACTTATTTCAGAAATCAACCAATCGCTAGGTTTAACCTGTATTGTCGTTTCACATGATGTTGACGAAGTACTGAGTATTGCCGACTATGCTTATATTGTTGCTGAACAAAAAATTATTGCTGGGGGAACACCTCAGGAGCTACGTAAAAATGATGATATGCGGGTTAAACAATTTTTAGATGGACTCGCTGATGGTCCTGTACCTTTTCATTATCCTGCGGATGATTATAAAGCTGATTTACGTCGAGGTAATAACTAA
- a CDS encoding rhodanese-like domain-containing protein, whose translation MNIVIKDITSQELVNKLDSQLDDIFLLDVREDNEVEICAINHSVHIPMNLIPLYLDKIPDDKEIVIYCHHGVRSLNVAYYLVNNGFEPEQIYNLKGGIDDWALSLDHNMNRY comes from the coding sequence ATGAATATTGTTATTAAAGATATTACCAGCCAAGAGCTGGTTAATAAGTTAGACAGTCAATTAGATGACATTTTTTTGCTTGATGTACGTGAAGACAATGAAGTGGAAATTTGCGCTATTAACCATTCAGTACATATTCCAATGAACCTGATCCCGCTCTATTTAGATAAAATTCCTGATGATAAAGAGATTGTAATTTATTGTCATCATGGCGTACGTAGCTTAAATGTCGCTTATTATTTAGTAAATAATGGTTTTGAGCCTGAGCAGATTTATAACCTTAAGGGGGGGATTGATGATTGGGCGCTATCCCTTGATCATAATATGAACCGTTATTAG
- the pepN gene encoding aminopeptidase N — MNLNQPVVKYRLDYTKPDFTITDIDLDFDLSAEITTITARSRVVQQNQSATMLRLDGKDLKLIAVNIDEEPWQDYQLTDTGIEIYGVPNEFTLTIVNEIKPIDNTALEGLYVSGEALCTQCEAEGFRHITYYLDRPDVLARFSTRITASKKQYPYLLSNGNRIAQGELSEGRHWVQWQDPFPKPCYLFALVAGDFDVLRDQFVTGCNRKVDLEIYVDKGNLDRSDWAMTSLKNAMHWDETRFGLEYDLDIFMIVAVDFFNMGAMENKGLNVFNSKYVLAKPQTATDDDYLGIEGVIGHEYFHNWTGNRVTCRDWFQLSLKEGLTVFRDQEFSADMGSRAVKRIDDVKILRSVQFTEDASPMAHPIRPEQVIEMNNFYTVTVYEKGAEVIRMMHTLLGEDKFQAGMRLYFKRHDGSAATCDDFVAAMQDASGIDLSHFKLWYSQSGTPELEVTDHYDAQRQQYTLTVKQHTPVTQDQQEKNPLHIPLDIELYRANGEIIPLQYQGQVIDHVLNLHQSEEVFTFDQVSEKPVIALLRDFSAPVKLQYDYQDSELIFLMQYASNAFNRYDAAQMLLAKYIAINVSHYQQGQPLTLPESIVDAFRAVLLSEALDCALISQILTLPSENEIANQFKIVDPDAIHQVRQFLLVTFANEMFDELNAVYRHNLTATYQIDHVDMAKRALKNSCLYLLAFAKDQPEIDTLVVKQYEQADNMTDSLAALNAAVRAQLPCKDKLLHDFDDQWHQDGLVMDKWFMLQATSPQLDALMNVKKLLTHRSFTLNNPNRIRSLIGAFVNNNPVAFHAVDGSGYQFLGEILTELNQKNPQVASRLIDPLIRLKRYDQKRADLMRLTLEKLLKLDNLSRDLYEKISKALTV, encoded by the coding sequence ATGAACTTAAACCAACCTGTTGTTAAATATCGTTTAGATTACACTAAACCCGATTTTACCATTACTGATATCGATTTAGATTTCGATTTATCAGCTGAAATTACCACCATAACGGCTCGAAGTCGAGTTGTACAGCAAAACCAGTCTGCTACAATGCTTAGGTTGGATGGTAAAGATCTTAAACTTATTGCTGTAAATATTGATGAAGAGCCTTGGCAAGATTATCAATTGACGGATACTGGTATTGAAATCTACGGTGTACCTAATGAATTTACTTTAACGATTGTTAATGAAATTAAACCAATTGATAATACCGCATTAGAAGGTTTATATGTTTCTGGCGAAGCGCTATGTACCCAATGTGAAGCAGAAGGGTTTAGACATATCACCTATTACCTTGATCGTCCTGATGTACTCGCTCGATTTAGTACGCGCATAACTGCGAGTAAAAAACAGTATCCATATTTACTGTCTAATGGTAATCGTATTGCACAAGGTGAACTCAGTGAGGGTCGTCATTGGGTACAGTGGCAAGATCCATTTCCTAAACCATGTTACTTATTTGCATTGGTTGCTGGGGATTTTGATGTTTTACGTGATCAGTTTGTAACAGGCTGTAACCGTAAAGTTGATTTAGAAATTTATGTGGATAAAGGAAATCTTGACCGTTCAGATTGGGCAATGACCAGTTTAAAAAATGCGATGCATTGGGATGAGACGCGTTTTGGGCTAGAGTATGATCTCGATATTTTTATGATTGTTGCTGTTGATTTCTTTAATATGGGCGCGATGGAAAATAAAGGCCTGAATGTCTTTAATTCCAAATATGTATTAGCTAAACCACAAACCGCAACGGATGATGATTACTTAGGTATTGAAGGGGTGATCGGTCACGAATATTTCCATAATTGGACGGGTAACCGTGTGACTTGTCGTGATTGGTTCCAGTTAAGTTTAAAAGAGGGATTAACGGTCTTTCGTGATCAAGAGTTTAGTGCTGATATGGGGTCTCGCGCGGTAAAACGTATCGATGATGTCAAAATATTACGTTCAGTGCAATTTACTGAAGATGCAAGTCCAATGGCTCATCCTATTCGACCAGAACAAGTTATTGAAATGAATAACTTTTATACAGTAACAGTCTATGAAAAAGGTGCAGAAGTCATCCGTATGATGCATACCTTGCTTGGTGAAGATAAATTCCAAGCTGGAATGCGGCTCTATTTTAAACGTCATGATGGCAGTGCGGCTACTTGTGACGATTTTGTGGCTGCGATGCAAGACGCTTCTGGTATCGATTTATCTCATTTTAAACTTTGGTATAGTCAATCAGGTACTCCAGAGCTAGAAGTTACAGATCATTATGATGCCCAGCGACAGCAGTATACTTTAACCGTTAAACAACATACTCCCGTTACGCAAGATCAACAGGAGAAAAACCCGTTACACATTCCTCTTGATATTGAACTCTATCGTGCTAATGGTGAAATTATCCCGTTACAATACCAGGGACAAGTGATTGATCATGTACTAAACTTACATCAATCTGAAGAGGTTTTTACGTTTGATCAGGTCAGCGAAAAACCCGTTATTGCTTTACTGAGAGATTTTTCTGCCCCAGTGAAATTACAGTATGACTATCAAGATAGTGAACTCATCTTTTTGATGCAGTATGCAAGTAATGCCTTTAATCGTTACGATGCAGCGCAAATGCTACTCGCCAAATATATTGCAATAAATGTGAGTCATTACCAGCAAGGTCAACCATTAACGCTTCCTGAATCGATTGTTGATGCGTTCCGTGCTGTTTTACTGTCAGAGGCTTTAGATTGTGCTTTAATTTCACAGATTCTAACTTTACCTTCTGAAAACGAAATAGCTAATCAATTTAAAATAGTTGATCCTGATGCTATCCATCAGGTTCGTCAGTTTTTACTCGTAACATTTGCCAATGAAATGTTTGATGAACTCAATGCCGTTTATCGCCACAATCTCACGGCTACTTATCAAATTGATCATGTTGATATGGCAAAACGGGCACTAAAAAATAGCTGTCTATATTTACTTGCTTTTGCTAAAGATCAACCAGAAATTGATACGTTAGTTGTTAAGCAGTATGAGCAAGCAGATAATATGACCGATAGTCTTGCTGCGTTAAATGCGGCAGTAAGAGCACAGTTACCATGTAAAGATAAATTACTGCATGATTTTGACGATCAGTGGCATCAAGATGGTTTAGTTATGGATAAATGGTTTATGCTCCAAGCAACAAGTCCACAACTCGATGCGTTGATGAATGTGAAAAAATTATTAACTCATCGCTCATTTACGTTAAATAATCCGAATCGAATCCGTTCATTAATTGGTGCTTTTGTGAATAATAACCCAGTTGCATTCCATGCTGTTGATGGGAGTGGTTACCAATTTTTAGGTGAAATTTTGACTGAGCTGAATCAAAAAAATCCACAGGTTGCATCACGGTTAATTGATCCATTAATTCGTTTAAAGCGTTATGATCAAAAAAGAGCTGATTTAATGCGTTTAACATTAGAAAAATTACTTAAATTGGATAATTTATCTCGTGATTTATATGAAAAAATATCGAAGGCACTAACTGTATAA
- the pncB gene encoding nicotinate phosphoribosyltransferase, with translation MQSPILTSLLDTDAYKLHMQQAVFHHYPDVTVAAEFRCRNQEQIGQYVDEIKHQMSLMENLRLTDDEFRYLQSLPYFKKDYLNHLKNWYYDSRLVNIANQDGQLFVRIEGKWLDVILWEVPLLAVISEIVHHDRSSNIGVKEAINHLKDKLVHFQQTTAKLNVANFHLMDFGTRRRYSFAVQKAVVAHLKEHFPNFNCTSNYLLAYQFGLKPVGTQAHEWFQAHQRLTKNLIDCQHKALQVWLDEYPKDLDIALTDCITMDAFLNDFDFNLATSYQGLRHDSGDPIEWGEKAIAHYQRLGIDPTTKLLVFSDSLNLDKAIKIYCHFYNRVKLSFGLGGHLTCDIPATDDTNTKSLNIVIKLVECNGKSVAKLSDSPGKTISQDTHFIEELKRTFNVTNS, from the coding sequence ATGCAATCACCAATATTAACGTCGCTGTTAGATACGGATGCTTATAAATTACACATGCAACAAGCTGTGTTTCATCACTACCCTGATGTGACCGTTGCTGCTGAATTTCGCTGTCGTAACCAAGAACAAATCGGTCAATATGTTGATGAAATCAAGCATCAAATGAGCTTGATGGAAAACTTACGATTAACTGATGACGAATTTCGTTATTTACAGTCGCTCCCATACTTTAAAAAAGATTATCTGAACCACTTAAAAAATTGGTATTACGATAGTCGATTAGTTAACATTGCAAATCAAGATGGCCAGCTGTTTGTCCGTATTGAAGGTAAATGGTTAGATGTGATTCTTTGGGAAGTTCCTTTATTAGCGGTGATTAGTGAAATCGTTCATCATGATCGTTCGTCAAATATTGGCGTCAAAGAAGCGATTAATCATTTGAAGGATAAATTAGTCCATTTTCAGCAAACTACTGCAAAACTTAATGTGGCCAATTTTCATTTAATGGATTTTGGTACTCGCCGTCGTTATTCGTTTGCAGTCCAAAAAGCGGTTGTCGCACATTTAAAAGAACACTTTCCTAATTTTAACTGTACCAGCAATTATTTATTAGCTTATCAATTTGGTCTTAAACCTGTTGGTACACAAGCTCATGAATGGTTTCAAGCCCATCAACGTTTGACAAAAAACTTAATTGATTGTCAACACAAAGCACTACAAGTCTGGTTAGATGAATATCCTAAAGATTTAGATATCGCCTTAACTGATTGTATTACCATGGATGCTTTTTTAAATGATTTTGATTTCAATTTAGCAACGAGCTATCAGGGGCTACGTCACGATTCCGGTGATCCTATTGAATGGGGAGAAAAAGCAATTGCCCATTATCAACGCTTAGGTATTGATCCTACGACAAAGTTACTTGTTTTTTCAGATAGTCTAAATTTAGATAAAGCAATTAAGATTTATTGTCACTTTTATAATCGTGTTAAACTATCTTTCGGCTTAGGTGGACACCTTACTTGTGATATTCCAGCTACCGATGACACAAATACTAAATCACTTAATATTGTGATAAAACTGGTTGAATGTAATGGTAAATCAGTGGCAAAATTGTCGGATAGTCCTGGTAAAACCATTTCACAAGATACACACTTTATCGAAGAGTTAAAAAGAACATTTAATGTAACAAATAGTTAA
- the asnS gene encoding asparagine--tRNA ligase yields the protein MSVIAPITDVLQGKITVGSTVTVQGWIRTRRDSKAGISFLAIYDGSCFNPIQAVVENTLANYQDDILRLTTGSSVKVTGKVVESPGQGQKYEIQATEVQVYGFVEDPDTYPMAAKRHSIEYLREVAHLRPRTNIVGAITRIRHTLAQAIHQFFDDRGFFWISTPIITASDTEGAGEMFRVSTLDLVNLPKTETGKIDFDKDFFGKEAFLTVSGQLNAEAYACALSKVYTFGPTFRAENSNTTRHLAEFWMMEPEVAFADLDDVAQLSEDMLKYVFKTVLEKRFDDMQFFAEHVDKEAITRLENFVNSDFAQIDYTDAITILQNCDATFENPVSWGIDLASEHERYLAEKYFKAPVVVKNYPKDIKAFYMRMNEDGKTVAAMDVLAPGIGEIIGGSQREERLDMLDKRMDEMSLKKEDYWWYRDLRRYGTVPHAGFGLGFERLIVYITGVQNVRDVIPFPRTPRNANF from the coding sequence ATGAGCGTTATTGCACCGATTACCGATGTATTACAAGGCAAAATCACTGTCGGCAGTACAGTTACTGTTCAAGGCTGGATTAGAACTCGTCGTGACTCAAAAGCGGGAATCTCATTCCTAGCAATTTATGACGGTTCATGTTTTAACCCTATTCAAGCTGTTGTAGAAAATACGTTAGCAAATTATCAGGATGATATATTAAGACTAACAACAGGAAGTTCAGTTAAAGTAACTGGTAAAGTTGTCGAAAGCCCAGGACAAGGCCAGAAATATGAAATTCAGGCAACTGAAGTCCAAGTTTATGGCTTTGTTGAAGATCCTGATACCTATCCAATGGCAGCTAAACGCCATTCAATCGAATATTTACGAGAAGTCGCACATTTAAGACCGCGTACGAATATTGTTGGAGCTATCACTCGAATCCGCCACACCTTAGCGCAAGCTATTCATCAATTTTTTGATGATCGTGGATTTTTTTGGATTTCAACACCAATTATTACCGCCTCAGATACTGAAGGTGCCGGTGAAATGTTCAGAGTCTCTACATTAGATTTAGTGAATTTACCAAAAACAGAAACAGGGAAAATTGACTTTGATAAAGACTTCTTTGGTAAAGAAGCTTTTTTAACCGTTTCAGGACAGCTAAATGCCGAAGCCTATGCATGTGCTCTATCAAAAGTATATACATTTGGACCGACATTTAGAGCTGAAAACTCGAATACAACACGACACTTAGCTGAATTTTGGATGATGGAACCCGAAGTTGCTTTTGCAGATCTTGATGATGTTGCACAATTATCTGAAGATATGCTGAAATATGTCTTTAAAACCGTGTTAGAAAAACGCTTTGATGATATGCAATTTTTTGCCGAACACGTCGATAAAGAAGCGATTACCCGCTTAGAAAACTTCGTTAACTCTGATTTTGCACAAATTGATTATACTGATGCGATTACTATTTTACAAAACTGTGATGCGACTTTTGAAAACCCAGTCAGTTGGGGAATCGATTTAGCTTCTGAACATGAGCGCTATCTTGCTGAAAAGTATTTTAAAGCGCCCGTTGTTGTAAAAAATTACCCGAAAGATATTAAAGCGTTCTATATGCGTATGAATGAAGATGGTAAAACTGTTGCTGCTATGGATGTGCTAGCACCAGGAATCGGTGAAATTATTGGCGGTTCACAGCGTGAAGAGCGTTTAGATATGCTAGATAAACGAATGGATGAGATGTCACTGAAGAAAGAAGATTATTGGTGGTATCGTGACTTACGTCGTTATGGTACAGTCCCTCATGCTGGTTTTGGGCTCGGTTTTGAACGTTTAATTGTTTATATTACTGGAGTGCAAAATGTTAGGGATGTGATCCCATTCCCAAGAACACCTAGAAATGCAAATTTTTAA
- a CDS encoding porin, whose protein sequence is MKRNLLAIAIPALLVAGAANASIEVWNKDGNKLSVNGRVYALNYIGDKGNTNDKDGDHTTARIGFTGETQVTDLLSGYGRFEWETNTGKDAKNEARYAFAGLNFGQYGSFDYGRNDGVLKTIGAYTDVLPEFGGDTGSYYVLTARQNAVATYRNTGFFGLVDGLNFALQYADSGESWTGNQNNEKTWDYKEAYGLNTEYAILDTGLTAGAGYATTSKAGPDSKRYNTYTFGLKYDANDLYLAANYFHQKHDENKVKGFEVVAQYGFDFEVGRLTPSLGYVQHKTDGDNGYLAKYVEVGMQYDFNKNLTAIVDYKINLLDSDDAGALVNNGTAYVSHKGNTKDTVALGLIYQF, encoded by the coding sequence ATGAAACGTAATCTACTAGCTATCGCTATCCCAGCTCTTTTAGTTGCTGGCGCAGCAAATGCTTCTATCGAAGTATGGAATAAAGACGGTAACAAATTAAGCGTAAATGGTCGTGTTTATGCACTTAACTATATCGGAGATAAAGGCAATACTAACGATAAAGATGGCGACCACACTACTGCTCGTATCGGTTTTACTGGTGAAACTCAAGTAACTGATTTATTATCAGGTTACGGTCGTTTTGAGTGGGAAACTAACACTGGTAAAGATGCTAAGAATGAAGCTCGTTATGCATTCGCTGGTTTAAACTTCGGTCAATACGGTTCTTTCGACTACGGTCGTAATGACGGTGTGTTAAAAACTATCGGCGCATATACTGACGTATTACCAGAATTTGGTGGTGATACAGGTAGTTACTATGTATTAACTGCTCGTCAAAATGCTGTTGCAACATACCGTAACACTGGTTTCTTTGGTTTGGTTGATGGTTTAAACTTTGCTCTTCAATATGCTGACAGTGGCGAATCTTGGACTGGTAACCAAAATAACGAAAAAACTTGGGATTACAAAGAAGCATATGGTTTAAATACTGAATATGCAATTCTTGATACAGGTTTAACTGCTGGTGCAGGTTATGCAACTACTTCTAAAGCAGGTCCAGATTCTAAACGTTATAATACATATACATTTGGTTTAAAATATGATGCAAATGACCTTTATTTAGCAGCAAACTACTTCCACCAAAAACATGATGAAAACAAAGTTAAAGGTTTTGAAGTTGTAGCTCAATACGGCTTTGACTTTGAAGTGGGTCGTTTAACTCCATCTTTAGGTTATGTTCAACATAAAACTGATGGTGATAATGGTTACCTAGCTAAATATGTTGAAGTTGGTATGCAATATGATTTCAACAAAAACTTAACTGCAATTGTTGACTATAAAATTAACCTACTTGACAGCGATGACGCAGGAGCTTTAGTTAACAACGGTACAGCTTATGTTTCTCATAAAGGAAATACTAAAGACACTGTAGCTTTAGGTTTAATCTACCAATTCTAA
- a CDS encoding methylglyoxal synthase has protein sequence MQFTTRTLNAKKSIALVAHDHLKTALLDWCKTNKNELSHHNLCGTGTTGTLIKNETGLDVKPMLSGPMGGDQQIGALIAEGKIDILIFFWDPLNAVPHDPDVKALLRLSTVWNIPVATNQATANALIQSQIFTNEVTIAIPDYQKYLTDRVK, from the coding sequence ATGCAGTTTACAACACGTACTCTCAACGCTAAAAAAAGTATCGCATTAGTTGCTCATGATCACTTAAAAACAGCACTGCTTGATTGGTGTAAAACGAATAAAAATGAGCTTTCACACCATAACCTGTGTGGTACGGGTACAACCGGTACACTAATCAAAAATGAAACAGGTTTAGATGTAAAACCTATGCTTAGTGGACCGATGGGGGGAGATCAACAGATCGGTGCTCTGATTGCTGAAGGTAAGATTGATATCTTAATCTTTTTTTGGGATCCACTGAATGCTGTTCCCCATGATCCTGATGTTAAAGCACTGTTACGATTATCTACCGTTTGGAATATTCCTGTTGCAACAAACCAAGCTACCGCTAATGCGCTCATTCAATCGCAAATATTCACCAATGAGGTCACAATTGCTATTCCTGATTATCAAAAATATTTGACAGATCGAGTTAAATAA
- the mdtH gene encoding multidrug efflux MFS transporter MdtH: MPIPSQARKTGKTILLVDNLFIVLGFYVVFPLVSTHFVSQIGWSALFVGFALGFRQFVQQGFGLIGGAIADRFGAKPMIITGMLLRAVGFASMALALEPWILLLSCLLSALGGLLFDPPRMGLAIKFTRPHERGQFISLLMIQDNAGAVIGALIGGWLIDYDFQLVCWLGAVVFFSCALFNMIYLPPYHIALGKAPIINGMKMVLQDKKFTSYVWSLTGYYILWVQVMLMLPLTVAKVSGSPSYVKWMYAIQAVISLTLLYPLARWSEKRFRLDQRLKFGLLLMTLGFIIIAFVSELYLLFILIALFYFGAIIAEPARETLSTMLANPKAKGSYMGFSRLGLALGGFIGYTGAGWLYDIAFDIDLPKLPWFVLTAIGIITLLYLQYLFRDKPPIKREIMNKIN; encoded by the coding sequence ATGCCAATACCATCCCAAGCCCGTAAAACGGGTAAAACAATATTACTAGTTGATAATCTATTTATTGTCCTGGGTTTTTACGTAGTATTTCCATTAGTATCCACTCATTTTGTTAGCCAAATTGGTTGGAGTGCACTTTTTGTTGGCTTTGCACTGGGTTTTAGACAGTTTGTGCAGCAAGGATTTGGCTTAATTGGTGGCGCTATTGCCGATCGCTTTGGTGCTAAGCCAATGATTATTACAGGTATGTTACTACGTGCCGTTGGTTTTGCCTCAATGGCGTTAGCTCTCGAACCTTGGATACTCCTTTTATCGTGCCTATTATCAGCATTGGGTGGATTACTTTTCGATCCCCCTCGAATGGGACTGGCAATAAAATTTACCCGACCACATGAACGCGGTCAATTCATTTCATTGTTGATGATTCAAGATAATGCTGGTGCTGTGATTGGTGCTTTAATTGGTGGATGGCTCATCGATTATGACTTCCAGCTTGTTTGTTGGTTAGGTGCTGTAGTCTTCTTTTCCTGTGCCTTATTCAATATGATTTATCTTCCGCCTTATCATATTGCATTAGGTAAAGCGCCAATTATTAACGGCATGAAGATGGTTCTGCAAGATAAAAAATTCACCTCTTATGTCTGGTCTCTAACGGGTTACTATATCTTATGGGTACAGGTGATGCTAATGCTTCCATTAACAGTCGCTAAAGTTTCTGGTAGTCCAAGTTATGTTAAGTGGATGTATGCAATACAAGCGGTTATTTCATTAACACTGTTATATCCACTTGCTAGATGGAGTGAAAAACGTTTTCGTTTAGATCAACGATTAAAATTCGGCCTACTGCTAATGACACTTGGCTTTATTATTATCGCTTTCGTTTCAGAACTGTACTTGTTGTTTATCTTAATTGCATTATTCTATTTTGGTGCAATTATTGCTGAACCAGCTCGAGAGACGTTAAGTACTATGCTAGCAAACCCGAAAGCGAAGGGAAGCTATATGGGATTTAGTCGATTAGGACTAGCATTAGGCGGATTTATTGGTTATACCGGTGCCGGTTGGCTGTATGATATTGCGTTTGATATTGATTTGCCTAAATTACCGTGGTTCGTTTTAACGGCGATTGGCATTATAACCTTACTTTACCTACAATATCTATTTAGAGATAAACCACCGATTAAACGAGAGATAATGAATAAAATAAACTAA
- a CDS encoding class II glutamine amidotransferase, producing the protein MCELLGMSANVPTDICFSFKGLAKRGGANGPHKDGWGMTFYEGKGCRTFKDPQPCSFSPIAKMLEDYPIKSELVVAHIRQANRGKIALENTHPFTRELWGKNWTFAHNGQLTDYQNLDIGCYQPIGETDSEYAFCYILYRLRQKYANEPNDWIEVFHFVKLCADELKQLGVFNLLFSDGQYLFVYCSTNLYWITRRSPFGKATLIDEDVEVDFQQHTTPNDIVSVVATNPLTSNETWQKIAPGQAHLFKHGEKIF; encoded by the coding sequence ATGTGTGAATTATTAGGTATGAGTGCTAATGTTCCTACGGATATCTGTTTCAGTTTTAAAGGATTAGCTAAGCGTGGTGGGGCCAATGGTCCCCATAAAGATGGTTGGGGAATGACCTTTTATGAAGGGAAGGGATGTCGTACATTTAAAGATCCACAACCTTGTAGTTTTTCTCCAATTGCTAAAATGTTAGAAGATTATCCCATCAAGTCTGAGCTCGTTGTTGCCCATATTCGTCAAGCTAATCGTGGTAAAATCGCACTAGAAAATACTCACCCTTTTACACGAGAGTTATGGGGTAAAAATTGGACATTTGCACATAATGGTCAGTTAACTGATTATCAAAATTTGGATATTGGTTGTTATCAACCAATCGGTGAAACGGATAGCGAGTACGCATTTTGCTATATTTTATATCGATTACGCCAAAAATATGCCAATGAACCCAACGATTGGATTGAGGTTTTTCATTTTGTGAAATTATGTGCTGATGAGTTAAAGCAACTTGGTGTTTTTAACTTATTATTTTCTGATGGACAGTATTTGTTTGTTTACTGTTCGACTAATTTGTATTGGATTACGCGTAGGTCCCCTTTTGGAAAAGCGACATTAATTGATGAGGATGTCGAGGTTGATTTCCAGCAACATACTACACCTAACGATATTGTTTCTGTTGTTGCAACAAATCCATTAACATCAAATGAAACTTGGCAGAAAATTGCACCAGGACAAGCGCACTTATTCAAACATGGTGAGAAAATATTTTAG